AAAGACGGCAAGGCCCGACTGGGCCGCGTCGAAACCGCCCATGGTGGTTTCGATACCCCGGCCTTTATGCCGGTCGGCACGGCGGCGACGGTCAAGGCCATGCGTCCGGAATCTGTGGCCGAAACCGGGGCTCAGATCATCCTCGCCAACACCTATCATCTGATGCTCAGGCCGGGCGCCGAGCGCATCGAAAAACTTGGCGGCCTTCATGAATTTATGAACTGGCAGGGGCCGATCCTGACTGATTCGGGCGGCTTTCAGGTGATGTCATTGGCAGACCTTCGCAAGATGAGCGAGAAGGGTGTCACCTTTCGCTCCCACATCGATGGCTCCAAACACGAGCTGACACCGGAACGCTCCATGGATATCCAGCGTATGCTGGACGCCGACGTCACCATGGCTTTCGATGAATGCACCCCGTTCCCGGCGACGCCCGAACAGGCCGAAGAATCCATGCAACTTTCCATGCGCTGGGCCGAACGCTCCAAAGAAGCCTTCATCGAACGTCAGGGTTATGGCCTGTTCGGCATCGTCCAGGGCGGCGTCTATAAGGACTTTCGCGAACAATCCGCCGATGCCCTGAAAACCATAGGCTTTGATGGTTACGCTATCGGCGGCCTGGCCGTTGGCGAAGGGCAGGAGGTGATGTTCGATGTTCTCGACTATACGCCGGGCTTCTTGCCAACGGACAAACCACGTTATCTGATGGGTGTCGGAAAGCCTGATGATCTGGTTGGCGCGGTTATGCGGGGCGTCGATATGTTCGATTGCGTGCTGCCGACCCGTTCCGGTCGCACCTCGCAGGCCTTCACCCGCCGGGGCACGGTCAATTTGCGCAACGCCCGCCACAGCGACGATAAGCGCCCCCTTGATGAACACTGTGCCTGCCCCGCCTGTAAGGATTACAGCCGCGCCTACTTGCACCATCTTGTAAAAATTGGCGAAATACTGGGCGCTATGCTTTTGACATGGCATAACCTGCACTATTATCAGGAATTGATGGCAGGCATACGCAACGCCATCGCTGCGGGTGATCTTGAAGCTTTCACCGCTGACTTTGCAAAACAGCAAGCCCGTGGTGATATAGAGCAATTGTAGGAATCGATCATGGCTGAAAATATATACGACAACCTGAGTCAACTGGACGGCGCTGGCGAGACCCCGGCATCTCCGGAAGAAGCCATCCTGGAAACGGTCCCCAACCCGCAAGCGAAAGAGGATTATCTGGTTCGTTTCAGCTGTCCGGAATTCACGTCCGTTTGTCCGGTTACCGGCCAGCCGGATTTTGCCCATCTGGTCATCGATTACGCGCCGGATGGACTTTTGGTCGAAAGCAAATCCCTGAAACTGTATTTGGGGTCATTTCGCAATCATGGCGCTTTTCACGAAGACTGCACCGTCGCCATCGCCAAGAAAATAACCCAGGCTACGGAACCAAAATGGCTGCGCATCGGCGGCTACTGGTATCCCCGGGGCGGCATCCCCATCGATGTCTTTTATCAAACCGGCGAAAAACCCGAAGGATTATGGGTTCCCGATCAGGGTGTGCCGGGTTATCGCGGAAGAGGTTAAAATAAATGAGCGCCTACACACTTTATATCGGCAACAAAAACTATTCTTCGTGGTCGCTTAGGCCATGGCTGGCGATGAAAGTCGCCGGAATCCCGTTCGAGGAAAAACTGATTTTACTGTTCGATGATGACTGGAAGGCGAATATCGCCAAAGTCTCGCCATCGGCCCGGGTGCCGGTGCTTGTCGATGGCGGGCAGACAATTTGGGAAACCATGGCGATCCTGGAATACCTGGCCGAGCGCCATCCGGATAAAGGACTGTGGCCTGAAGGTCGTGAGGCCCGCGCCATGGCGCGCTCTGTATCAAATGAAATGCACGCAGGTTTTACGGCCCTGCGGGGCAACATGCCCATGAATATCCGCAAATCCCATCCCGGCAAGGGCATGGGCGAAGGGGTCGCCGAAGACATCGCCCGTGTGTCAGAAATCTGGAACGATTGCCGTAAGCGCTTTGGCGCGGACGGGCCATTTCTGTTCGGTAAATTCTGTAATGCCGACGCCATGTTCGCGCCGGTGGTCAGCCGCCTGACCACTTTTGCCGTCGAATTGGACGCGGTATCGGCAGCCTACCGGGACGCGGTGCAGGCGTTGCCTGAAATGATTGAATGGTCAGATGCCGGTCGGGCAGAACCCTGGACCGTGTCTGAAGACGAGATCGACTAGAGCCGATCACACTTAAACGGAATCATTACTTGATTCAGTTTAAGTGTGTGAATCGGCTCGCTGTTTAAAAAATCGATCAGTTTTTCACGTTTCGTTCAAACTAAACGTGAACTGATCTAGACGAGAGCTTGTTCGCGCTTGCGGATCATCCACCAGACAAGAAACGCCCCGAGCAACTTGGAGAGGGTCATCGCGGCAATGCCGACTGGGCTTAACAGACCCAGGATGCCTAAGAACACAGCACTGTCGACGGGCGCGCCAAGCAGGCTGGAAAACAGTATGCGTTGAGACAGGGGCCGCTTGGTAAAACTGTATACGGCCCAATCTACCAGTTCACTGACCAGGAAAGCTGCGGCACTGGCGGTGGCGACAAACGGATCGGCCATAAAATAACTGATCACCAAACCGACCAGCATCGCCAACAAAACCTTGTGGCCAATTTCACGCTGGGCAAAATCACGGACGACAAAAATAAAACCGACAGCCAACGCAACGGGTGGCCACATGGTGCCGTCAGGAAGCTCAACCAGCGGCACAACGCTAAAGGCATAGTTGACGGCGACGATCAGGGAGATGTACAGGGCGGTAAATTTATAATGCATTTTAAGTCGTTTTCCATGTGACGTATCAAGTTGGGGCGGGTAGATATCATAGATATGATCTGTTCTGCAACACTGCCAAAATAACCGGGTTGCACCAAATTTGCCGTGTTAAATATGGTTTTTGCGAAAG
This genomic window from Rhodospirillaceae bacterium contains:
- the tgt gene encoding tRNA guanosine(34) transglycosylase Tgt; this encodes MNGTEFKILGKDGKARLGRVETAHGGFDTPAFMPVGTAATVKAMRPESVAETGAQIILANTYHLMLRPGAERIEKLGGLHEFMNWQGPILTDSGGFQVMSLADLRKMSEKGVTFRSHIDGSKHELTPERSMDIQRMLDADVTMAFDECTPFPATPEQAEESMQLSMRWAERSKEAFIERQGYGLFGIVQGGVYKDFREQSADALKTIGFDGYAIGGLAVGEGQEVMFDVLDYTPGFLPTDKPRYLMGVGKPDDLVGAVMRGVDMFDCVLPTRSGRTSQAFTRRGTVNLRNARHSDDKRPLDEHCACPACKDYSRAYLHHLVKIGEILGAMLLTWHNLHYYQELMAGIRNAIAAGDLEAFTADFAKQQARGDIEQL
- the queF gene encoding NADPH-dependent 7-cyano-7-deazaguanine reductase QueF; amino-acid sequence: MAENIYDNLSQLDGAGETPASPEEAILETVPNPQAKEDYLVRFSCPEFTSVCPVTGQPDFAHLVIDYAPDGLLVESKSLKLYLGSFRNHGAFHEDCTVAIAKKITQATEPKWLRIGGYWYPRGGIPIDVFYQTGEKPEGLWVPDQGVPGYRGRG
- a CDS encoding glutathione S-transferase family protein — its product is MSAYTLYIGNKNYSSWSLRPWLAMKVAGIPFEEKLILLFDDDWKANIAKVSPSARVPVLVDGGQTIWETMAILEYLAERHPDKGLWPEGREARAMARSVSNEMHAGFTALRGNMPMNIRKSHPGKGMGEGVAEDIARVSEIWNDCRKRFGADGPFLFGKFCNADAMFAPVVSRLTTFAVELDAVSAAYRDAVQALPEMIEWSDAGRAEPWTVSEDEID